A section of the Bacillus pumilus genome encodes:
- a CDS encoding M42 family metallopeptidase, producing MNEETLSLFRNLTELQGTPGNEHHVRAFMKKELEKYSDELIQDRLGGVFGVRKGPENAPKIMVAGHMDEVGFMVSSITKNGMIRFQTLGAWWSQVMLAQRVDVHTDHGPIPGVVSSTPPHLLTPEQKSKPVKPSDMLIDIGADSEEEAKELGIRPGQQIVPATVFTPMANPKKILAKAWDNRYGCGLAIELLKEIKDEPLSCHLYSGATVQEEVGLRGAEVAANMIQPDLFFALDASPANDVTGDKTQFGQLGKGALLRIFDRTMITHRGMRDFVLDTAESNSIPYQYFVSPGGTDAGRVHISNQGVPSAVIGVCARYIHTSHSVLHVDDYAAAKELIVRLVKNCDQSTVDSIYQQV from the coding sequence ATGAATGAAGAAACATTGTCGCTTTTCCGAAATTTAACAGAATTACAAGGCACCCCAGGTAATGAGCACCATGTGCGTGCTTTTATGAAAAAGGAACTTGAAAAATATTCTGACGAACTCATTCAAGATCGTCTTGGCGGTGTGTTTGGGGTACGCAAGGGACCAGAAAATGCACCTAAAATCATGGTGGCTGGTCATATGGATGAAGTGGGCTTCATGGTTTCATCCATTACGAAGAACGGAATGATACGCTTCCAAACACTAGGCGCCTGGTGGAGTCAAGTCATGCTGGCTCAGCGTGTCGACGTTCATACCGATCATGGTCCAATTCCTGGTGTCGTCTCTAGTACACCTCCTCATCTTCTAACACCAGAACAAAAAAGCAAACCTGTGAAACCATCAGACATGCTCATTGATATTGGTGCGGACAGTGAAGAAGAGGCAAAAGAACTTGGCATTCGTCCCGGACAGCAAATCGTGCCTGCAACAGTCTTTACCCCGATGGCGAATCCTAAGAAGATTTTAGCGAAGGCTTGGGATAACCGCTATGGCTGCGGACTTGCGATTGAATTATTAAAAGAAATAAAAGACGAACCACTTTCATGTCATCTGTATTCAGGTGCAACGGTTCAGGAAGAAGTAGGGCTTAGAGGGGCAGAAGTAGCTGCGAATATGATTCAGCCGGATCTGTTTTTTGCTTTAGATGCAAGTCCTGCTAACGATGTGACAGGTGACAAAACCCAATTTGGCCAGCTTGGAAAAGGTGCACTTCTACGAATTTTTGATCGAACCATGATTACGCACCGCGGGATGAGAGACTTTGTGCTCGATACGGCTGAGTCAAACAGTATTCCATACCAATATTTCGTATCACCAGGTGGTACGGATGCTGGACGTGTTCATATTTCAAACCAAGGCGTGCCTTCTGCTGTCATTGGAGTGTGCGCTCGCTACATTCACACAAGTCATTCAGTATTGCATGTGGATGACTACGCAGCGGCAAAAGAATTAATTGTCCGTCTTGTGAAAAACTGTGATCAAAGTACAGTGGATTCTATTTATCAACAGGTGTAA
- a CDS encoding thioredoxin family protein, translating into MKKIESNEELQKVIQEDLTVLLFSADWCPDCTFIEPILPELEANYPEFEYFYVDRDQFIDTCAEWEIYGIPSFLVFKNGQEINRFVSKDRKTKEEIEAFLTDSLSK; encoded by the coding sequence ATGAAAAAAATTGAATCAAACGAAGAATTACAAAAAGTGATTCAAGAAGACTTAACCGTACTGCTATTTTCAGCGGACTGGTGCCCAGACTGCACCTTTATCGAACCAATCTTGCCAGAGCTTGAAGCAAACTACCCAGAATTTGAGTACTTTTATGTGGATAGAGATCAATTTATTGATACTTGCGCAGAGTGGGAAATTTACGGCATTCCAAGCTTTTTAGTATTTAAAAATGGACAAGAGATTAACCGCTTTGTCAGCAAGGATCGTAAAACGAAGGAAGAGATTGAAGCATTTTTAACAGATTCTCTTTCTAAATAA
- a CDS encoding YtoQ family protein, with amino-acid sequence MQLTVYLAGEIHSQWRDEIKEKSQSLKLPVTFVGPMENHDRSDHIGEDILGEQPNAIFKDDAASDLNNFRTEILLNKSDIVIARFGEKYKQWNTAMDASAAIAKGKPLILIRPKELHHPLKELSNKANITVETVNQAIKALSYVFEQQ; translated from the coding sequence ATGCAATTAACTGTCTATTTAGCAGGAGAAATTCATAGCCAGTGGCGTGATGAAATCAAGGAGAAAAGCCAATCGTTGAAACTGCCAGTGACATTTGTAGGTCCAATGGAGAATCATGACCGCTCCGATCACATTGGTGAGGACATTTTAGGTGAACAGCCGAATGCCATTTTCAAAGATGATGCTGCTTCTGATTTGAACAATTTTCGTACTGAGATCCTATTAAACAAGTCAGACATCGTCATTGCCCGCTTTGGTGAGAAATATAAACAATGGAACACGGCAATGGATGCATCTGCTGCCATCGCGAAAGGGAAACCTCTCATTTTGATCCGCCCAAAAGAACTGCACCATCCACTAAAGGAGCTATCAAATAAAGCGAATATCACTGTAGAAACCGTGAACCAAGCGATCAAGGCGTTATCTTACGTGTTTGAACAGCAATAA
- a CDS encoding NAD-dependent malic enzyme has product MNQSYRVHGDVIETPLRGMEVMSVPYLNKGVAFTKEEREELGLKGFLPPKVLTLEDQAKRAYEQFKAQPDELGKNVYLTSLHDRNEVLFYKLLNEHLAEMLPIVYTPTVGTAIQRYSHEYRKPRGLYLSIDDFEGMEEIFASYGVDESIDLIVATDAEGILGIGDWGVGGIAISVGKLAVYTAAAGIDPSRVLAVVLDAGTNQESLLNDPLYVGNQHSRVRGERYDQFIDQYVELARATFPNALLHWEDFGTKNARAILEKYKEQICTFNDDIQGTGAVSLAAVLACAKASKVPLKDHRIVIFGAGTAGIGIAEQIRDAIVRDGVKEEESYGRFWCIDKTGLLTDDSPDIQPFQKPYARRSDEVKDYARNGPKHSIDLLEVVKQAKPTILIGTSTVGGAFTEEIVKEMASHVERPAILPMSNPTPLSEAKPKDLIEWTEGRALVTTGSPFDPVEYGGVTYEIGQANNALVFPGLGLGTIVSKARLMTDSMFVASAEAIASMVNVGKPGAAMLPSVDQLRTVSATVAVRVAQAAIDEGIAEETPEDLIQAVQDAMWHPVYKKIKAI; this is encoded by the coding sequence GTGAACCAATCTTATCGTGTACATGGAGATGTCATTGAAACACCGTTAAGAGGGATGGAAGTCATGTCCGTCCCTTATTTAAACAAAGGGGTTGCATTTACGAAGGAAGAGCGGGAAGAGCTTGGTTTAAAGGGGTTTTTACCGCCTAAGGTTTTAACATTAGAGGATCAGGCGAAGCGTGCCTATGAGCAGTTCAAGGCACAGCCGGATGAACTCGGGAAAAATGTGTATTTAACATCACTTCATGACAGAAACGAAGTGCTTTTTTACAAATTACTAAATGAGCACTTAGCAGAGATGCTGCCGATTGTCTACACACCGACGGTTGGAACAGCCATTCAGCGTTATAGCCATGAGTATCGAAAGCCAAGAGGCCTTTATTTATCAATTGATGATTTTGAAGGCATGGAAGAGATATTTGCCTCATACGGTGTGGATGAATCCATTGACTTAATCGTTGCGACAGATGCAGAAGGTATTTTAGGGATTGGAGACTGGGGAGTTGGCGGTATTGCCATTTCAGTCGGGAAACTTGCAGTTTATACAGCCGCAGCAGGCATTGATCCTAGCCGCGTGCTGGCTGTTGTACTAGATGCCGGGACGAATCAGGAAAGTCTCTTGAATGATCCACTTTATGTTGGAAATCAGCATTCCCGCGTTCGCGGTGAGCGGTATGATCAGTTCATCGATCAATATGTTGAGCTTGCCCGCGCAACCTTTCCAAATGCACTTCTTCACTGGGAAGACTTTGGAACAAAAAATGCACGAGCCATATTGGAAAAATATAAGGAACAAATTTGTACATTCAATGATGACATTCAAGGGACTGGAGCTGTGTCACTTGCTGCGGTTCTGGCATGTGCAAAAGCTTCGAAGGTTCCGCTGAAAGATCACCGAATCGTCATTTTTGGAGCGGGTACGGCAGGAATTGGCATAGCGGAGCAGATCCGTGATGCGATCGTCAGGGATGGAGTCAAAGAAGAGGAATCATATGGTCGTTTCTGGTGTATTGATAAAACAGGATTGCTTACAGATGATTCACCTGACATTCAGCCATTTCAAAAGCCATATGCAAGACGTTCTGACGAAGTAAAGGATTATGCCCGCAATGGCCCTAAGCATTCCATTGATTTATTAGAGGTCGTCAAACAGGCAAAACCAACCATCTTAATTGGCACTTCGACAGTAGGAGGAGCATTTACAGAGGAAATTGTGAAAGAAATGGCGTCACACGTAGAGCGCCCAGCCATTTTACCGATGTCTAATCCGACACCTCTTTCAGAAGCAAAGCCTAAAGATCTCATTGAGTGGACAGAAGGACGCGCCCTTGTGACAACAGGAAGCCCATTTGATCCTGTCGAATATGGCGGCGTCACATATGAAATTGGGCAAGCGAATAATGCTCTTGTGTTCCCAGGGCTTGGCCTTGGAACGATTGTGTCTAAAGCACGCCTCATGACAGACAGCATGTTTGTTGCGAGTGCTGAAGCGATTGCCAGCATGGTCAATGTCGGAAAACCGGGTGCAGCAATGCTGCCAAGTGTCGATCAGCTTCGAACCGTTTCAGCGACAGTGGCTGTCCGTGTAGCGCAAGCAGCAATTGATGAAGGAATTGCAGAGGAAACACCAGAGGATCTCATTCAGGCTGTACAGGACGCTATGTGGCATCCTGTATACAAAAAAATCAAAGCCATATAA
- the ytpR gene encoding YtpR family tRNA-binding protein, whose protein sequence is MNVFYNAEGVGDTLLISLKDVPREEVDHETFGDVVRIFNQETKETTGFNIFNASTYMKIEENGSVPLSETIVQDINEILNRNGVSETLTVDLSPKFVVGYVKEKEKHPNADKLNICQVDVGDETLQIVCGAPNVDQGQYVVVAKVGAVMPSGLIIKDAELRGVPSSGMICSAKELDLPDAPAEKGILVLEGSHQAGEPFQA, encoded by the coding sequence ATGAACGTTTTTTATAATGCAGAAGGTGTAGGCGACACACTCCTTATTTCATTGAAAGATGTACCGAGAGAAGAAGTAGATCATGAGACGTTTGGAGATGTCGTAAGAATCTTCAATCAAGAAACAAAAGAAACAACAGGCTTTAATATCTTCAATGCGTCCACTTACATGAAAATTGAAGAAAACGGATCTGTACCGCTTTCTGAAACAATTGTTCAAGATATCAACGAAATTTTAAACCGCAACGGTGTTAGTGAAACGTTGACTGTCGATCTATCACCAAAATTTGTTGTCGGTTATGTAAAGGAAAAAGAAAAGCATCCGAATGCAGATAAACTAAACATTTGCCAAGTGGATGTTGGCGATGAAACATTACAAATCGTGTGCGGTGCACCAAACGTTGATCAAGGACAATACGTCGTGGTTGCGAAGGTTGGCGCAGTAATGCCAAGCGGTTTAATCATCAAAGATGCTGAGCTAAGAGGTGTTCCATCAAGCGGAATGATTTGTTCAGCAAAAGAACTAGATCTTCCAGACGCGCCTGCTGAAAAAGGGATTCTTGTTCTAGAGGGAAGCCATCAAGCTGGCGAACCCTTTCAAGCTTAA
- a CDS encoding PTS transporter subunit IIC yields the protein MTYLKRKGISLSPKVYFIEALSYMALGLFATLVVGLILKTAGGLLSLPLIIKMGTLAMGLMGPAIGVAVAYRLQASPLIIFASVVSGAAGAELGGPAGSFVAALIGVEIGKLVSGETKIDIILTPLVTIITGFSTATLIGPGIEAMMTGLGRLIMWGTDQSPLIMGMLVATIVGLALSSPISSAALALMLDLSGLAAGAATIGCCAQMVGFAAAGFRENRFGGLAAVGIGTSKLQLPNIVKNPLILIPPTVAGLILAPIGIIGFGMVNNAAGAGMGTSGLVGQLMTLTVMGFHPSVFLAITLLHIVGPAVISLVVSEWMRKKGYIQFGDLTIQTGGMKHEKN from the coding sequence ATGACTTATTTGAAAAGAAAGGGAATTTCCCTTTCGCCAAAAGTGTACTTCATTGAAGCATTATCTTATATGGCTTTAGGTCTATTTGCTACATTAGTAGTAGGTCTGATTTTAAAAACAGCAGGCGGTCTGTTATCACTTCCGCTCATTATCAAAATGGGTACACTCGCAATGGGACTTATGGGACCAGCGATTGGGGTAGCCGTTGCGTACCGGTTACAGGCATCACCTTTGATCATTTTTGCAAGTGTTGTCTCAGGTGCTGCAGGAGCAGAGCTTGGTGGACCTGCTGGTAGTTTTGTCGCAGCATTAATTGGTGTGGAAATCGGTAAGCTTGTCAGTGGTGAGACAAAAATTGATATCATTTTGACACCACTTGTCACCATCATCACTGGTTTTTCCACCGCTACTTTGATCGGCCCTGGGATTGAAGCTATGATGACAGGGCTTGGCAGGCTCATCATGTGGGGGACTGACCAAAGTCCGCTGATCATGGGCATGCTAGTAGCGACCATTGTTGGACTTGCCCTCAGCTCACCAATTTCAAGTGCTGCGCTTGCGCTTATGCTTGACTTAAGTGGTCTTGCTGCTGGTGCTGCAACGATCGGCTGCTGCGCTCAAATGGTCGGCTTTGCCGCTGCAGGTTTTAGAGAAAATCGTTTTGGCGGACTTGCCGCTGTCGGTATTGGCACGTCAAAATTGCAGCTACCGAACATTGTGAAAAATCCCCTTATCCTTATTCCGCCGACGGTAGCGGGCCTCATTCTCGCACCAATTGGTATTATTGGCTTTGGGATGGTCAATAATGCGGCAGGGGCAGGAATGGGAACGAGTGGTCTTGTTGGACAGCTCATGACACTAACCGTTATGGGGTTTCATCCATCCGTTTTTCTAGCGATTACTCTTTTGCATATCGTTGGCCCGGCAGTGATTAGTTTGGTAGTATCAGAATGGATGAGAAAGAAAGGCTATATACAATTCGGAGATTTAACCATACAAACTGGAGGAATGAAACATGAAAAAAATTGA
- a CDS encoding DUF1444 domain-containing protein, whose translation MAKMTSRQLANELKSRLTNDNWSHQFDREKDTLRIEDKQTGKGITLELPPIIAKWEVKPDETLDEIVYYVKEALSAMKGEAQHISGKEKQIYPVIRSTSFPEASSDGIPLVFDEHTAETRIYYALDLGSTYRLIDEKMLQKENWTKERIRETASFNVRSLETVVKMDEVAGNRFYFFRANDGYDASRLLNESILQEYAQKIEGQMAISVPHQDVFIIADVCNESGYDILGQMSMSFFASGTVPITALSFLYDEGKLEPIFILAKSRPKQQ comes from the coding sequence ATGGCAAAAATGACATCAAGACAGCTTGCGAATGAACTCAAAAGCCGTCTGACAAATGACAACTGGTCACACCAGTTTGACCGAGAAAAAGATACACTTCGTATTGAAGATAAACAAACAGGTAAAGGGATCACACTAGAGCTCCCGCCGATCATTGCAAAGTGGGAAGTAAAGCCTGATGAAACATTGGACGAGATCGTCTATTATGTGAAAGAGGCGCTAAGTGCCATGAAAGGCGAAGCGCAGCACATCTCAGGAAAAGAAAAGCAAATTTATCCGGTCATTCGATCTACTTCCTTTCCCGAGGCATCAAGTGATGGCATCCCGCTCGTTTTTGATGAGCATACAGCTGAAACGAGAATCTACTATGCACTTGACCTTGGAAGCACCTACAGATTAATTGATGAAAAGATGCTTCAAAAGGAAAACTGGACAAAAGAACGAATCAGGGAAACTGCTAGCTTCAATGTCCGCTCACTTGAAACTGTAGTGAAAATGGATGAAGTGGCAGGCAACCGGTTTTATTTCTTCCGTGCGAATGACGGATATGATGCGAGCAGACTTTTAAATGAATCGATCTTACAAGAATACGCGCAAAAAATAGAAGGGCAGATGGCTATCTCTGTTCCCCATCAAGATGTATTCATTATTGCAGATGTTTGCAATGAATCAGGCTATGATATTTTAGGACAGATGTCGATGAGCTTCTTCGCCAGCGGCACGGTTCCGATTACCGCATTGTCATTTTTATATGATGAGGGTAAGCTTGAACCGATCTTTATTCTTGCTAAAAGCAGACCAAAACAGCAGTAG
- a CDS encoding PepSY domain-containing protein, translating into MKLKHVLIGASIGVAAAIVAKKVFFPTYISSEKALKIVKSAFKQRGPIDGSWIYTVPEPYTVNGETIDVYKSGITRSAFGELEQYEVMIDAKTGMIVDVIDSVA; encoded by the coding sequence TTGAAGTTAAAACATGTTCTGATTGGTGCGAGTATTGGCGTAGCCGCTGCAATTGTTGCAAAGAAAGTATTTTTCCCTACGTATATCTCGTCTGAAAAAGCATTAAAAATTGTGAAATCCGCTTTTAAACAGCGCGGCCCGATTGATGGCTCTTGGATTTATACTGTACCAGAACCGTATACCGTAAATGGTGAAACGATTGATGTGTACAAATCTGGTATTACTCGCTCAGCATTTGGCGAGCTTGAACAGTACGAAGTCATGATTGATGCCAAAACAGGCATGATTGTGGATGTCATTGATTCTGTGGCTTGA